One Dethiobacter alkaliphilus AHT 1 DNA window includes the following coding sequences:
- a CDS encoding branched-chain amino acid ABC transporter permease — MFSQQLVNGIVLGSTYALIALGYTMVYGIAELINFAHGEIYMFGAFVGMIMVTIVGLPFLPALVIAMLAAALLGVTVEFIAYRPLRKSSRLAALISAIGASIFLQNAALLRWGPQSQGFPRPFEVNQIMVAGVRISSLQIYILVISLVLMVALHFLITKTKIGKAMRATAQDKETAALMGINVNRVISFTFAIGSALGAAAGVMVGIYFNSVSPMMGLLPGLKGFVAAVLGGIGNIPGAMLGGIILGIAETMGVAYGDSRYRDAIAFAILIIVLLFKPSGLLGKQVQDKV; from the coding sequence ATGTTTTCACAACAACTTGTTAATGGGATCGTACTGGGTAGCACTTATGCCCTCATTGCCCTGGGGTACACCATGGTATACGGAATCGCTGAGCTAATCAATTTTGCCCACGGCGAAATCTATATGTTTGGCGCCTTTGTGGGCATGATTATGGTTACTATCGTCGGTCTTCCTTTCCTTCCGGCATTGGTGATAGCCATGCTTGCTGCAGCTCTTCTGGGAGTGACTGTGGAGTTTATTGCGTACAGGCCTTTGCGGAAATCTTCCCGTTTGGCGGCTTTAATTAGTGCCATCGGTGCTTCTATCTTTTTACAGAATGCGGCACTCTTGCGCTGGGGGCCTCAGTCTCAGGGATTTCCCCGTCCATTTGAGGTTAATCAGATTATGGTGGCTGGAGTCAGGATTTCTTCGCTGCAGATCTATATACTGGTGATTTCTCTGGTTTTAATGGTAGCGCTACATTTTTTGATTACCAAGACCAAGATTGGTAAAGCAATGCGGGCTACGGCACAGGATAAGGAAACGGCGGCTTTGATGGGTATTAATGTTAACCGTGTTATTTCGTTTACCTTTGCCATTGGTTCTGCTCTTGGCGCTGCCGCCGGTGTGATGGTGGGGATTTATTTTAACTCCGTTTCACCCATGATGGGGTTGTTGCCTGGGTTAAAAGGCTTTGTTGCCGCTGTTTTGGGGGGAATCGGTAATATTCCCGGTGCTATGCTGGGAGGAATTATTTTAGGTATTGCGGAAACAATGGGTGTGGCCTATGGGGATTCACGCTACCGCGATGCCATAGCATTTGCTATTCTTATTATTGTGCTGTTGTTCAAGCCGTCTGGACTGTTGGGTAAACAGGTTCAGGACAAAGTGTAG
- a CDS encoding branched-chain amino acid ABC transporter permease: MLSAYYTQILTLVGINIILVASLNIVIGYTGLLSLGHAAFMSIGAYTASILTVYYDVPFFAALLAGALFASVFGIIIGLPTLKLRGDYLAIATLGFGEIVRIIIINMEITRGPLGLTGIPRHTSLWLVYLFVILSLLVFYRLKRSRVGRAMIAIREDETAAEAMGINTTYYKVTAFAVAAFFAGTAGGLFAHYFRYINPNNFGFMRSIEILVMVVLGGMGNMVGSVVGATVLTAAPEMLRAVADYRMLIYGAALVAMMLIRPQGLLGEGKLKMPKKLPGFKVKNQIQEREKAKS, translated from the coding sequence TTGCTTAGTGCATATTACACACAAATACTGACGTTGGTAGGAATAAATATTATTCTTGTTGCTAGTCTGAATATAGTTATCGGTTATACCGGCTTGTTGTCGTTGGGTCATGCTGCTTTTATGAGCATTGGAGCCTATACGGCCAGTATCCTCACCGTATATTATGATGTGCCCTTTTTTGCCGCACTTTTGGCAGGTGCGCTTTTTGCTTCTGTTTTTGGCATTATTATTGGTCTGCCCACGCTGAAATTGCGGGGTGATTATCTGGCCATAGCCACGTTAGGTTTCGGTGAGATTGTTAGAATTATCATTATAAACATGGAAATTACCAGGGGGCCGTTGGGATTGACCGGTATCCCCCGTCACACAAGCCTCTGGTTGGTATATTTGTTTGTTATTCTGTCTCTGTTGGTGTTTTATCGTCTGAAAAGATCCCGGGTGGGCCGGGCCATGATTGCTATCCGCGAGGATGAAACCGCTGCGGAGGCCATGGGGATTAACACCACTTATTACAAAGTGACCGCTTTTGCTGTGGCCGCTTTCTTTGCCGGCACCGCCGGCGGATTGTTTGCCCACTATTTCCGCTATATCAACCCAAACAATTTCGGCTTTATGAGATCCATTGAAATCCTGGTGATGGTGGTTCTGGGCGGCATGGGTAATATGGTGGGCTCGGTGGTTGGTGCTACGGTACTGACTGCTGCGCCGGAAATGCTGCGGGCAGTGGCTGATTACCGTATGCTGATTTATGGTGCCGCGCTGGTGGCGATGATGCTTATTCGTCCTCAGGGGCTCTTGGGCGAAGGAAAGCTGAAAATGCCCAAGAAATTGCCTGGGTTTAAAGTTAAGAATCAGATACAAGAACGGGAAAAGGCAAAATCCTAG
- a CDS encoding ABC transporter ATP-binding protein, with the protein MELLKAEKLSMIFGGLRAVDNVSFQIDEGEIVGLIGPNGAGKTTFFNLLTGIYVPSAGEITFQQQVGEEKSRKELKINGMKPYQVTAAGIARTFQNIRLFKDMTVLDNVLIGMHSKTSTGLWQAILPLNMKEEQESKDRARSLLDFVGLLSKEKELSKNLAYGEQRRLEIARALAANPRLLLLDEPAAGMNAIETRELINLITEIRKTDKTVLLIEHDMKLVMGISERVMVLDYGKKIAEGTPQEVQKNEKVIKAYLGEGA; encoded by the coding sequence ATGGAACTGCTTAAAGCGGAAAAGCTTAGTATGATATTTGGCGGACTCCGGGCCGTTGACAATGTTAGCTTCCAGATAGATGAAGGGGAAATTGTGGGGCTTATCGGTCCCAACGGTGCGGGTAAAACCACTTTTTTCAACCTGCTCACCGGCATTTATGTTCCCAGTGCCGGAGAAATCACATTCCAACAGCAGGTGGGAGAGGAAAAGTCCCGAAAAGAACTGAAGATTAACGGTATGAAGCCTTACCAGGTAACTGCCGCCGGCATTGCCAGGACGTTTCAGAATATCCGCCTGTTTAAAGATATGACGGTGCTGGATAACGTGCTGATAGGTATGCATTCCAAAACATCTACCGGACTGTGGCAGGCAATTTTGCCCCTTAACATGAAGGAGGAGCAGGAGTCCAAAGACAGAGCCCGCAGCCTGCTGGACTTTGTGGGATTGTTGTCCAAGGAAAAGGAGCTGTCCAAAAACCTGGCTTACGGTGAGCAACGGCGTCTGGAAATTGCCCGGGCCCTGGCTGCTAATCCACGGCTGTTACTTTTGGACGAGCCTGCTGCGGGAATGAATGCCATCGAAACCAGAGAGCTGATTAACTTAATTACCGAAATCAGAAAGACTGATAAGACCGTCCTGCTCATTGAGCATGATATGAAACTGGTGATGGGCATTTCCGAGCGGGTAATGGTTCTTGATTACGGCAAAAAGATTGCAGAAGGGACACCGCAGGAAGTCCAGAAAAATGAAAAAGTAATTAAAGCTTATCTGGGAGAGGGGGCCTAA
- a CDS encoding ABC transporter ATP-binding protein, with amino-acid sequence MLTLDNISTSYGNISALKGISLQVKEGQIVTLIGANGAGKTTTLKTISGLLCPDEGDITFRGKSIKGVAPHKIAAMGIGHVPEGRRVFPRLTLMENLELGAFTRKDKSEIKKDLERVMGLFPQLKGREKQAAGTLSGGEQQMLAMGRALMGRPKLLLLDEPSMGLAPLIVKNIFSIIEEINSQGTTVLLVEQNANVALSTADMGYVMETGKIVMSDTADKLLVDEGVKKAYLGD; translated from the coding sequence ATGCTCACCTTAGACAATATTTCCACCAGCTACGGCAATATCAGTGCGCTAAAAGGGATTTCCCTCCAGGTGAAGGAAGGACAGATTGTCACCCTCATTGGTGCTAACGGAGCAGGCAAAACCACAACTTTGAAAACCATTTCCGGGCTGCTTTGTCCCGATGAAGGGGATATTACCTTCCGGGGCAAATCCATCAAGGGCGTAGCTCCCCATAAAATTGCGGCCATGGGCATTGGCCATGTGCCGGAGGGGCGGCGGGTTTTTCCCCGTCTAACGCTGATGGAGAACTTGGAGTTGGGGGCTTTTACCCGTAAAGATAAGAGTGAGATAAAAAAAGATCTGGAGCGGGTTATGGGTTTGTTTCCGCAGCTAAAGGGCCGCGAGAAGCAGGCTGCCGGTACTTTAAGCGGTGGTGAGCAGCAAATGCTGGCCATGGGCCGGGCTCTGATGGGCAGACCCAAACTGTTATTGTTGGATGAGCCGTCCATGGGACTGGCACCGCTGATTGTAAAGAATATCTTCAGCATTATTGAAGAAATCAACAGTCAGGGCACCACGGTGCTGTTGGTGGAGCAGAACGCCAATGTGGCCCTGTCCACCGCAGACATGGGTTATGTGATGGAAACGGGTAAGATTGTGATGTCAGATACAGCGGACAAACTTTTGGTGGATGAAGGTGTGAAAAAAGCATATCTGGGCGACTGA
- the nuoE gene encoding NADH-quinone oxidoreductase subunit NuoE, translating into MMKTMAVEELQVLKEKNPLLAIDAIVQRHNADPGSAIPILQDIQNTFGYVAPEVLQRVSELSGILESELYSIVTFYSQFRMEPIGENLIQVCHGTACHLAGAERVSEAIMHETGAKDGGTSPDGKFTLEKVACLGCCSLAPVITVNEETYGRVAPNEVGKVLKEINGQTEDKKAGCKGGCHHE; encoded by the coding sequence ATGATGAAGACCATGGCTGTTGAAGAGCTGCAGGTGTTAAAAGAGAAAAACCCGCTGCTGGCCATCGATGCCATTGTGCAGCGGCATAATGCGGATCCCGGTTCGGCCATTCCCATTCTGCAGGATATTCAGAATACCTTTGGCTATGTGGCCCCGGAAGTATTGCAACGGGTTTCGGAGTTGTCGGGCATCCTGGAAAGCGAACTTTACAGCATCGTGACTTTTTACTCCCAGTTTAGGATGGAGCCCATCGGCGAGAATCTGATCCAGGTTTGTCACGGTACGGCCTGCCACCTGGCAGGAGCTGAGAGAGTCAGTGAAGCAATTATGCACGAAACTGGCGCCAAGGACGGTGGAACCAGCCCTGACGGCAAGTTTACACTGGAAAAGGTGGCCTGTCTGGGTTGCTGCAGCCTTGCTCCGGTAATTACCGTTAACGAGGAAACTTATGGCCGGGTGGCCCCCAACGAGGTAGGCAAGGTTCTAAAAGAGATAAACGGGCAAACCGAAGACAAAAAGGCGGGGTGCAAAGGGGGGTGCCATCATGAGTAA
- the nuoF gene encoding NADH-quinone oxidoreductase subunit NuoF, with protein sequence MSNNGFKVKIGLASCSIAAGAAKVHDLLKDLLADDGIHLQRTGCMGLCYCEPQVEVVAPDGRSYLYGNVSTDNVGQIVEEHIKKGEPVEELLVVPPDGASEAGEYIGRQERFLLHNCGNIDPENIESYLDAGGYKGLAKAVAMKPEEVIAEVKSSGLRGRGGAGFPTHQKWTFARDAKGEQKYIICNADEGDPGAFMDRSILESDPHSVLEGMMIAGYAIGASVGYIYIRAEYPLAIRRLKIAIAQAKEHYYLGTNILNSGFDFDIKIREGAGAFVCGEETALIASIEGKRGMPRFRPPFPAVSGLFASPTSINNVETFANVPQILAQGAAAYNVHGTEFSKGTKVFALAGKVNRGGLIEVPMGMSINDIVFAVGGGISTGKAFKAVQTGGPSGGCIPAELADTAVDYESLKEIGAIMGSGGLLIMDEETCMVDVAKFFLTFTREESCGKCTFCRVGTEQMLRILERITEGEGTEEDIDTLEDLGSKIKAGSLCGLGQTVPNPVLTTIKYFRDEYEAHVRDKVCPAKNCKALIEYEIVAEDCKGCGLCRKQCPVDAISGGKKEPHVIDQATCLRCGLCVNSCKFDCITVSSKPGKTAPVDGQGMGAVS encoded by the coding sequence ATGAGTAATAATGGGTTTAAGGTGAAAATCGGGCTGGCTTCCTGCAGCATTGCGGCGGGAGCAGCAAAGGTCCACGATTTGTTAAAAGACCTTTTGGCAGATGATGGCATCCATCTCCAGCGTACCGGGTGTATGGGTTTGTGTTATTGTGAACCGCAGGTAGAGGTGGTGGCACCCGACGGGCGCAGTTATCTCTACGGGAATGTGAGTACAGATAATGTGGGGCAGATTGTTGAGGAGCATATTAAAAAAGGTGAGCCGGTGGAGGAGCTTTTGGTGGTTCCGCCGGACGGAGCCAGTGAAGCAGGGGAGTATATAGGACGGCAGGAAAGGTTTTTGCTGCACAACTGTGGCAACATTGATCCGGAAAACATTGAAAGCTACCTGGATGCCGGCGGGTACAAAGGCCTGGCCAAGGCTGTGGCCATGAAACCGGAGGAGGTTATTGCAGAAGTTAAGTCCTCAGGGCTGCGCGGTCGCGGCGGTGCCGGGTTCCCCACCCATCAGAAATGGACCTTTGCCAGAGATGCCAAAGGTGAGCAAAAATATATCATCTGCAATGCGGATGAGGGAGACCCCGGGGCGTTTATGGACAGGAGCATTCTGGAGAGCGACCCGCACAGTGTTTTGGAAGGAATGATGATTGCCGGGTACGCCATCGGAGCCAGTGTGGGCTATATATACATCCGGGCCGAATATCCTTTGGCAATCCGGCGGTTAAAAATTGCCATTGCCCAGGCCAAGGAGCATTATTATCTGGGAACAAACATCCTCAACTCCGGTTTTGATTTTGATATTAAAATCAGAGAGGGAGCCGGAGCCTTTGTTTGCGGCGAAGAGACGGCATTGATTGCTTCCATTGAAGGCAAAAGGGGCATGCCGCGTTTTCGTCCTCCTTTCCCGGCGGTATCCGGTTTGTTTGCTTCTCCTACTTCCATCAATAACGTAGAAACCTTTGCCAATGTGCCGCAGATATTAGCCCAGGGAGCTGCGGCTTATAATGTGCACGGCACGGAGTTTAGTAAAGGAACAAAGGTCTTTGCCCTGGCAGGCAAGGTTAACCGGGGGGGCCTGATTGAAGTGCCCATGGGAATGAGCATCAATGACATCGTATTTGCTGTGGGTGGCGGTATTTCTACCGGTAAGGCATTTAAGGCAGTACAAACCGGCGGTCCCTCCGGCGGCTGTATTCCGGCAGAGTTGGCCGACACCGCGGTGGATTATGAGTCTTTAAAGGAAATCGGGGCCATTATGGGCTCAGGCGGACTGTTGATTATGGACGAAGAGACCTGCATGGTGGATGTGGCCAAGTTTTTCCTCACCTTTACACGGGAGGAATCCTGCGGTAAATGTACATTCTGCCGGGTAGGCACAGAGCAGATGCTGCGTATTCTGGAGCGGATTACCGAGGGTGAAGGGACCGAAGAGGATATTGATACTTTGGAGGACCTGGGATCCAAAATTAAAGCCGGTTCGCTGTGCGGGCTGGGCCAGACGGTACCTAACCCGGTACTGACCACCATTAAATATTTCCGGGACGAATACGAGGCGCACGTCAGGGATAAGGTTTGCCCTGCAAAGAATTGTAAGGCTCTGATTGAGTATGAGATAGTGGCCGAAGACTGCAAAGGGTGCGGGCTTTGCCGCAAACAGTGCCCGGTGGATGCCATTAGCGGCGGTAAAAAAGAACCCCACGTCATTGATCAGGCCACATGTCTGCGCTGCGGCTTATGCGTCAACAGCTGCAAGTTTGACTGCATTACCGTAAGCTCCAAGCCGGGGAAAACAGCGCCTGTTGATGGCCAGGGAATGGGGGCGGTATCATGA
- a CDS encoding FAD-dependent oxidoreductase, protein MSKVGIILDGKEVFVEEGSNLLEAALQSGVEVPHLCYDPRLKPFGSCRLCFVEIAGRPVAVPACGTQVSAGMDVTTNSELLADLRRVALELLLSEHCGDCVAPCQQACPAKIDIQGFIAHIANGQHKKAAALIKEKLPLPSVCGRICPRFCEEECRRNLVDEAVNICALKRFAGDYDLKAINSYKEQMAPDTGFTVAVVGGGPAGLTAAYYLALAGHRITLYDAGPQLGGMLRYGIPEYRLPKQLLDQEINMITEMCQEVRLGEVLGRDYTMAQLKEQYDAVFLGIGCQEAQGMGLPDEEMPGILKGIDFLRMVVEDRPPELGSRVAVIGGGNTAMDAARTSLRLGAEEVVVIYRRSRDEMPANPVEIMEAEEEGVEFHYLTNPTACIERKGRLQGLECIRMELGEPDASGRRRPVAVAGTEYEMEFDTVILAIGQVVETEAAQHSEVSLSRWGTIDTALETGCTSEPGVFAAGDCVSGAATVVEAVGAARVAARSIDQYLYGKEITPEAKPFNCSMGELKDLDPADFADREKLARAPEIHLAPMERKQHFDEFNLGLSKDGLGQETQRCLSCGCEDVFNCTLRQLASEYEVDTNRLGVSNKRYAIHTNHRHIVHDANKCILCGNCVRICQEVQGIGALGFANRGYDTVVKPSMGLPLAETMCESCSQCVSACPTGAIAVKSPLQKPGPFVDDSVVDTTCVQCSIGCDLQLHVVGDSITRVTSPLRGEVNSGNLCKKGAFEFDFVHSKGRLQTPLLQNGEKMQEVSWDEAFAGAASMLQKIRDRYGPESLAVLVSPSLTNEANYLAQKLARLALRTNNIESTKPVASASHLGEESLETDPVAYKELKDSDFILVVNTDPTVDYPIVAQKIRQAEAAGATLAIMSPRATRLDGQAQLTIRTHPRKSLKLFQAMQAYLQRYDLACQGMELPLTEEEIKYLLLELPETVRVKPARVIELLHRYLQARNPVIVVDGSTMSGPELGALLDIVQATGNAKAGQGILQLFESGNCRGQLDMGVHPRLLPGRQPLYDLAARERYYGVTGMPLPATAGLTLQEIRAAAKDGDIIGIIVIGDDFSLDDEMFDEGLFTVAVTSTWRTDLNRADVVLPAPTFAESRGTVTNSEGRMQRLNPAFAPPGGKDHYEILNDLAQALGVDFSRSLPEQLLNEMQEISQWGLQKAGNFFMGNEKSKRRKVPVI, encoded by the coding sequence ATGAGTAAGGTAGGAATTATACTGGACGGCAAAGAGGTTTTTGTGGAAGAGGGCAGTAACCTGCTGGAGGCGGCGCTGCAAAGCGGTGTGGAGGTTCCGCACCTTTGCTATGATCCGCGCCTGAAGCCTTTTGGCTCCTGCCGTTTGTGTTTTGTAGAGATTGCCGGACGACCGGTGGCGGTGCCCGCCTGCGGCACACAGGTTAGTGCCGGAATGGATGTAACCACCAACAGTGAACTCTTGGCAGATTTGCGCCGGGTGGCTCTGGAGCTATTGCTGTCTGAACATTGCGGCGATTGCGTAGCCCCCTGTCAACAGGCATGTCCGGCTAAAATTGATATTCAGGGCTTCATCGCCCACATCGCCAACGGCCAACATAAAAAAGCGGCTGCATTGATTAAGGAGAAATTGCCGTTGCCGTCGGTGTGCGGACGAATCTGCCCCAGATTCTGTGAAGAAGAGTGCCGGCGCAACCTGGTGGATGAGGCGGTAAATATCTGTGCCCTGAAAAGGTTTGCCGGAGATTATGATTTAAAAGCCATCAATTCCTATAAGGAACAAATGGCACCGGATACCGGGTTTACAGTGGCCGTGGTGGGTGGCGGACCGGCAGGCCTTACCGCTGCTTATTACCTGGCGCTGGCCGGACACCGGATTACCCTCTATGATGCGGGGCCCCAGCTGGGTGGGATGCTGCGTTATGGTATTCCCGAATATCGTCTTCCCAAGCAGTTGCTGGACCAGGAAATCAATATGATTACCGAGATGTGCCAGGAAGTACGCCTGGGCGAAGTGCTGGGGCGTGACTATACCATGGCCCAGCTAAAGGAACAATATGACGCGGTCTTTTTGGGCATTGGCTGTCAGGAAGCTCAGGGAATGGGTTTACCAGATGAAGAGATGCCGGGAATTCTAAAAGGGATTGATTTTCTGCGGATGGTGGTGGAAGACCGTCCACCGGAGCTGGGTAGCAGGGTGGCTGTCATCGGCGGCGGTAACACCGCCATGGATGCGGCCCGCACATCTTTGCGCCTGGGAGCGGAGGAAGTGGTGGTTATTTATCGCCGCAGCAGGGATGAGATGCCTGCCAACCCGGTGGAAATTATGGAAGCGGAAGAAGAAGGTGTTGAGTTCCACTACCTGACTAACCCCACCGCCTGCATTGAGCGGAAAGGTCGGCTGCAGGGACTGGAGTGCATCCGCATGGAACTGGGAGAGCCGGATGCTTCCGGGCGCCGTCGCCCGGTGGCCGTTGCCGGCACCGAATACGAGATGGAATTTGATACGGTGATTTTGGCCATTGGCCAGGTGGTTGAAACGGAGGCCGCCCAACACAGTGAAGTGTCTCTGAGCAGATGGGGTACCATCGACACTGCTTTGGAAACGGGCTGCACCAGTGAGCCGGGAGTTTTTGCCGCCGGCGACTGTGTAAGCGGCGCAGCAACCGTTGTGGAAGCTGTGGGGGCAGCCAGGGTGGCGGCCCGCTCCATTGACCAGTATCTGTACGGTAAGGAAATTACTCCGGAGGCCAAACCGTTTAACTGCAGCATGGGTGAGTTAAAAGACTTGGATCCTGCCGACTTTGCCGACAGAGAAAAGCTGGCCCGGGCGCCGGAGATACATCTGGCACCAATGGAGAGGAAGCAGCATTTTGACGAGTTTAACCTGGGACTGAGTAAGGACGGTCTGGGGCAGGAAACGCAGCGCTGTTTGTCTTGTGGCTGTGAAGATGTATTCAACTGCACGCTGCGTCAGCTGGCCAGCGAGTATGAGGTTGATACCAACCGGCTGGGAGTCAGCAATAAACGCTACGCTATCCACACTAACCACCGCCACATTGTGCATGACGCCAACAAGTGCATCCTTTGCGGCAACTGTGTAAGGATCTGTCAGGAAGTGCAGGGAATTGGCGCGCTGGGGTTTGCCAACCGCGGTTATGATACGGTGGTTAAACCTTCCATGGGACTGCCGTTGGCAGAGACCATGTGTGAGTCCTGCAGCCAGTGCGTATCGGCCTGTCCCACCGGCGCCATTGCGGTGAAAAGCCCGCTGCAAAAGCCCGGTCCGTTTGTGGATGACAGTGTGGTAGACACCACCTGTGTGCAGTGCAGCATTGGCTGTGATTTGCAGCTGCATGTGGTGGGAGATAGCATTACCAGAGTAACTTCACCGCTGCGCGGGGAAGTAAATAGCGGCAACCTGTGTAAGAAAGGCGCTTTTGAGTTTGATTTTGTTCACAGTAAAGGGCGCTTACAAACTCCTCTGCTGCAAAATGGAGAGAAGATGCAGGAGGTAAGCTGGGATGAAGCCTTTGCGGGGGCGGCGTCCATGCTGCAGAAAATTCGTGACCGTTACGGTCCGGAAAGCCTGGCGGTACTGGTCTCCCCCAGTCTCACCAATGAAGCAAACTATCTGGCACAGAAGCTGGCCCGGTTGGCTCTGCGGACAAATAATATTGAAAGCACAAAGCCTGTGGCTTCCGCAAGCCACTTAGGCGAAGAAAGTCTGGAGACAGACCCGGTTGCTTACAAGGAATTAAAGGACAGTGATTTTATCCTGGTGGTTAACACCGATCCTACAGTGGATTATCCCATTGTGGCGCAAAAAATCCGGCAGGCGGAAGCGGCCGGGGCCACTTTGGCGATAATGAGCCCCAGAGCAACCAGGCTCGATGGGCAGGCACAGCTTACCATTCGCACCCACCCCCGTAAGTCACTGAAACTATTCCAGGCCATGCAGGCTTATCTGCAAAGATATGATCTGGCCTGCCAGGGTATGGAACTGCCTTTGACTGAAGAAGAAATTAAGTACCTGCTTTTGGAATTGCCGGAAACGGTGCGGGTGAAGCCGGCCAGGGTAATAGAGCTTCTGCACAGGTATCTGCAGGCCAGAAACCCTGTAATTGTAGTGGACGGAAGCACCATGAGCGGACCGGAACTGGGGGCGCTTTTGGATATTGTGCAGGCCACCGGGAACGCCAAAGCGGGGCAGGGTATCCTGCAGCTGTTTGAAAGCGGCAACTGCCGCGGCCAATTGGATATGGGTGTGCATCCCCGCCTGCTGCCGGGACGTCAGCCCCTTTATGATCTGGCAGCACGAGAGCGTTATTACGGGGTGACCGGCATGCCGCTGCCGGCAACAGCCGGGCTCACTCTGCAGGAAATTAGGGCTGCGGCAAAAGACGGGGACATCATCGGCATCATTGTCATCGGCGATGACTTTAGCCTGGACGATGAGATGTTTGATGAAGGCCTGTTTACCGTGGCGGTGACCTCCACATGGCGAACAGATTTGAATCGGGCCGATGTGGTACTGCCAGCGCCCACCTTTGCTGAAAGCAGGGGGACGGTGACAAACAGTGAGGGCCGGATGCAACGTTTGAACCCGGCGTTTGCACCTCCCGGCGGAAAGGATCATTACGAAATCCTAAACGATCTGGCACAGGCTTTGGGCGTGGATTTCTCCCGGTCCTTACCGGAGCAGCTTTTAAATGAAATGCAGGAAATTTCACAATGGGGTTTGCAAAAGGCAGGAAATTTCTTCATGGGTAACGAAAAGAGTAAGAGAAGAAAGGTTCCGGTAATATAA
- a CDS encoding response regulator transcription factor, producing MGKITIILADDHAVVRESIRRLLEEREDLEVVGEAGDGENAVELVKNLKPRVVILDIAMPKLNGIEATRKIRELSPDTNILILSAYDYSQYVFALLEAGATGYLLKDVNCQELIRSIYSVDKGEPVLCPSVAAKVMQRFRRGEDSETNNAVDSLTGREVEVLTMVANGHRNQEIASRLYVSKRTVEAHLASIFSKLKVGSRTEAILFALKEGMISLEDVEVSGKD from the coding sequence GTGGGTAAAATTACAATTATATTAGCGGATGATCATGCCGTGGTGCGGGAGAGCATCCGCAGACTCCTGGAAGAAAGGGAGGACCTGGAGGTGGTAGGTGAAGCGGGGGATGGCGAGAATGCGGTAGAACTGGTGAAGAACCTCAAACCCAGGGTAGTCATCCTGGATATCGCCATGCCGAAGCTCAATGGTATTGAAGCAACGCGCAAAATCAGGGAGCTAAGTCCCGATACCAATATCCTTATCCTTTCGGCTTATGATTACAGCCAGTACGTGTTTGCCCTGCTGGAGGCGGGTGCCACCGGTTATCTGTTAAAAGATGTGAACTGCCAGGAGTTGATTCGCTCTATTTACAGTGTGGATAAAGGTGAGCCGGTTCTTTGTCCTTCTGTGGCTGCCAAAGTGATGCAGCGTTTTCGCCGCGGCGAGGATAGTGAAACAAATAACGCCGTTGATTCGCTGACCGGCAGGGAAGTGGAGGTGCTAACCATGGTAGCCAACGGCCATCGTAATCAGGAGATTGCCAGCAGGCTTTATGTTAGTAAGCGTACCGTGGAAGCGCACCTGGCCAGTATTTTCAGCAAACTAAAGGTGGGATCCCGCACCGAAGCAATACTCTTTGCTCTAAAGGAAGGCATGATCAGTCTGGAAGATGTGGAAGTGAGTGGGAAAGATTAA